A section of the Zavarzinella sp. genome encodes:
- a CDS encoding FHA domain-containing protein — MHSKKVPFRPRPITGELVVRNGPKVGARKTLLLPCTRIGTAETCDLRILDDDVRQHHCVISVTPDGPLLDSLGGTTLVNGDPVNRRILLSGDFLTIGQIILEVFWYHHPAPEPEHQYYQTPGKKNVGNFGNNSHSPRLRVAS; from the coding sequence ATGCACAGTAAGAAGGTACCGTTTCGACCCCGCCCAATTACGGGAGAACTTGTGGTCAGAAATGGCCCCAAGGTGGGGGCACGCAAAACACTGTTGTTGCCGTGCACCCGGATCGGTACCGCGGAGACATGCGATCTGCGTATTCTTGACGACGATGTGCGGCAGCACCATTGTGTCATTTCTGTGACTCCTGACGGCCCACTGCTTGATTCTCTGGGTGGCACCACGCTGGTGAATGGCGATCCGGTGAACCGCAGAATCCTGCTTTCTGGCGATTTTCTAACGATTGGTCAAATCATCCTGGAAGTATTCTGGTATCATCATCCAGCACCGGAACCGGAGCACCAATACTACCAGACACCTGGCAAAAAAAATGTGGGCAACTTTGGCAATAACAGCCACTCGCCCCGCTTAAGAGTCGCTTCTTAG
- a CDS encoding peptidylprolyl isomerase, with protein MRTDLLTDLVRPFSYCTLAAGTVLPATEHHQKSGEDMMAFRNKVIWLMSLSALMWVGCAGPRNGLNRLSNEEQQALLDECGQILEQRAREKTQVVGRAQMPDTLPSVRLGQPGISTIGGDTPPPMIETRPAKPADFPGGLKLPDVTPVQNPTQNNVIPVAASAASTGTTSTQPKEDVRIGTPQIKIVAMVGESAIYHNEVREMVFQRLGEFVRLTGSERAKKEKEIYREELRRIIERELILDDMKAFLSSRKQAHLLTKLQEAGTKEADAQLEGFKRDRGLTSDDQLREMMASQGMSMEGIRRQLERTVVMQIYMKEKLHLNDYMETVSLADIRDYYYKHPDEFQSEDKVKWEHYTVLSRSFEIPTQANLYAQHFVNNAQKGTSKEELLKQFTAVNEGIGNGEEPGKIFPSELEPTVLSMKPNEWRIVPSDVGVHIIHVSERAYKGVRPYDKKVQTEIRGKLKQQVYEREAKRHVDTLWIKVQPKIYLED; from the coding sequence GTGCGTACCGATCTGCTGACAGATTTGGTGCGGCCGTTTTCCTATTGCACACTTGCAGCAGGAACGGTATTACCCGCCACGGAACATCACCAGAAGTCTGGGGAGGACATGATGGCCTTCCGGAATAAAGTCATTTGGCTCATGTCGTTATCCGCATTGATGTGGGTTGGCTGTGCCGGACCGAGAAACGGATTAAATCGACTGAGCAACGAAGAGCAGCAGGCGTTACTTGACGAATGCGGGCAGATTCTGGAACAACGTGCTCGCGAGAAAACGCAGGTCGTTGGTCGTGCTCAAATGCCGGACACATTACCCTCGGTACGTCTGGGACAACCAGGTATTTCTACCATTGGTGGCGATACGCCCCCGCCAATGATTGAAACGCGACCTGCAAAACCCGCTGACTTTCCAGGTGGGTTGAAACTGCCCGATGTGACGCCAGTTCAGAATCCGACGCAGAACAATGTGATACCAGTCGCAGCTTCTGCAGCTTCAACGGGCACAACCAGCACTCAGCCGAAAGAAGACGTTCGAATTGGTACCCCACAGATCAAAATTGTGGCAATGGTGGGCGAATCTGCCATCTACCATAACGAAGTTCGTGAAATGGTCTTCCAGCGGCTGGGTGAATTTGTCCGCTTGACCGGTTCGGAGCGTGCCAAAAAAGAAAAAGAAATTTACCGCGAAGAACTACGGCGAATTATCGAACGGGAATTGATTCTGGATGATATGAAGGCTTTTCTGTCTTCCCGCAAGCAGGCCCACCTGCTGACAAAACTGCAGGAAGCCGGAACGAAAGAAGCAGATGCCCAACTGGAAGGCTTCAAACGCGACCGTGGGCTGACCAGCGATGACCAACTGCGTGAAATGATGGCATCGCAGGGGATGAGCATGGAAGGTATTCGCCGCCAGTTGGAACGCACTGTGGTGATGCAGATCTACATGAAAGAGAAACTGCACCTGAACGATTACATGGAAACCGTCAGTCTGGCAGATATACGCGACTACTACTACAAACATCCCGATGAATTTCAGTCGGAAGATAAAGTGAAGTGGGAGCATTACACGGTGTTGAGCCGGTCTTTCGAGATTCCCACCCAGGCGAATCTGTACGCACAGCATTTTGTGAACAATGCCCAGAAAGGCACCAGCAAAGAAGAGTTGCTGAAACAGTTTACGGCCGTAAATGAAGGGATTGGTAACGGTGAAGAGCCTGGAAAAATCTTCCCCAGTGAATTAGAACCGACGGTGTTGAGCATGAAGCCCAACGAATGGCGGATTGTGCCCAGCGACGTGGGAGTACACATTATTCATGTTTCCGAACGGGCATATAAAGGTGTGCGTCCCTACGACAAAAAGGTTCAAACGGAAATCCGTGGGAAACTCAAGCAGCAGGTCTACGAACGGGAAGCCAAACGGCACGTCGATACTCTGTGGATCAAAGTCCAGCCGAAGATCTATCTGGAAGATTAA
- the yajC gene encoding preprotein translocase subunit YajC encodes MIYHLLFSLFLFADAAAPPAEGAPKAGPPGLLSNPLLPLLFVGIMMIFFFRSGSKQRKQLQETLNNMKRGDHVVTRGGIIGTVVSIKENEDEVTIKTDESSNSRVRVLKSSIIQVKTGDTVVGDTKA; translated from the coding sequence ATGATATATCACCTATTGTTCTCCTTATTTCTGTTTGCTGATGCTGCCGCACCACCTGCGGAAGGCGCTCCAAAGGCAGGCCCCCCTGGGCTGTTAAGCAATCCTCTGCTCCCACTATTGTTTGTTGGGATCATGATGATTTTCTTCTTCCGTTCCGGTTCGAAGCAGCGAAAACAGTTGCAGGAAACGCTCAACAACATGAAGCGTGGTGACCACGTGGTTACCCGTGGGGGCATTATTGGCACTGTTGTCAGCATTAAAGAAAATGAAGACGAAGTGACCATTAAAACAGACGAATCTTCGAACTCGCGGGTGCGGGTACTCAAAAGTTCAATCATCCAGGTCAAAACTGGTGATACCGTGGTGGGCGATACCAAAGCGTAA
- the tgt gene encoding tRNA guanosine(34) transglycosylase Tgt produces MTKIFELLQAEGRARRGRISLAHGTVETPIFMPVGTQGTVKGLTTDMVRACHAQIILGNTYHLALRPGDELIAELGGLHQFMNWQWPILTDSGGFQVFSLAKIRNISDKGVQFQSHIDGTILDLTPERAMHIQQNLGSDIAMVLDECPPADGTEAVIREAMARTVRWAERCRNYPQHPAQQVFAIVQGATNVDWRRACAEPLIEMDFPGYALGGFSVGEAPEEMHRVLPACADLLPTEKPRYLMGVGRPQDLLEGVAAGIDMFDCVMPTRNGRNASGFTADGPIRMKNACHRRDPRPIESDCDCYTCEHYSRGYLHHLFQADEMLGPTLLSIHNIRYYLRLMEQCRTAIEGQVFDKFYRECLARWSDAS; encoded by the coding sequence ATGACCAAAATATTTGAACTGCTTCAGGCAGAAGGCCGGGCTCGTCGTGGGCGGATTTCGCTGGCACATGGTACGGTAGAAACCCCCATCTTCATGCCCGTGGGCACCCAGGGCACTGTGAAGGGCCTCACCACCGATATGGTGCGTGCGTGCCACGCCCAGATTATTCTTGGAAATACCTACCACCTGGCGTTGCGACCAGGGGATGAATTAATCGCCGAACTGGGTGGACTGCACCAATTCATGAACTGGCAATGGCCAATTCTGACTGATTCTGGTGGTTTTCAGGTATTTAGCCTGGCAAAAATCCGCAATATCAGCGACAAAGGTGTACAATTTCAGTCACATATCGACGGAACTATCCTGGATCTCACTCCGGAACGTGCGATGCACATTCAGCAGAACCTGGGTTCCGATATCGCCATGGTGCTGGATGAATGCCCACCTGCAGATGGGACGGAAGCAGTCATTCGGGAGGCGATGGCTCGCACGGTGCGATGGGCAGAACGATGCCGGAATTATCCGCAACATCCTGCCCAGCAAGTATTTGCAATTGTTCAGGGTGCCACCAACGTGGACTGGCGGCGTGCATGTGCCGAGCCACTGATTGAAATGGATTTTCCCGGCTATGCCCTGGGGGGTTTCAGTGTGGGTGAAGCACCGGAAGAGATGCACCGGGTGCTCCCAGCATGTGCCGATCTGCTGCCCACAGAAAAGCCACGTTATCTGATGGGTGTGGGCAGGCCGCAGGATTTATTGGAAGGAGTTGCGGCAGGAATTGACATGTTCGACTGCGTGATGCCCACCCGCAATGGGCGAAATGCCAGTGGATTTACCGCAGATGGGCCGATTCGGATGAAGAACGCCTGCCACCGGCGAGATCCCCGCCCAATCGAGTCCGATTGCGATTGTTACACTTGTGAACATTACAGCCGGGGGTATTTGCACCATTTATTTCAGGCAGATGAGATGCTTGGCCCCACGTTGCTGTCGATTCACAACATCCGATACTACCTGCGGCTGATGGAACAGTGCCGCACCGCCATTGAAGGGCAAGTGTTTGACAAGTTCTATCGGGAATGCCTTGCCCGATGGTCTGATGCATCCTAG
- the priA gene encoding primosomal protein N' — protein sequence MELFHTDEPTEPASTTTFVDVVLDRPLDHPFCYSVPAEIQPHLAVGKRVEIPFGRGDRTTVGYIVGIHNKPPAMGTKAVQRVIDDEALLTDRLLRLTRWMADYYVCSWGTVLQAVLPAGVRDYSGTRTAAFVQAMPEAERPQPLPKLTTKQQATWELILDSPDGISIKDCCQNAKVGPAVIQSLLAKGLIHKFTERVENVDEEPTHQPTAAPLVLNPDQERVWQAIQRAIQQNDFQPLLLHGVTGSGKTEVYLQAIEEVLRQGKEVIVLVPEISLTPQTIERFRGRCGSIAVMHSNLTDRERGNYWRKIANGQVQVVVGARSAIFAPTKNLGLIVIDEEHESTFKQESTPRYHGRDVAVMRARLENIPIIMGSATPSLESWANSERGQYVRLSLPNRVAERAMPPVRLIDMRYEPRRKGFFRAISPTLETEMQHTLRGQGQVILLLNRRGFATYIHCPSCGYVAGCPHCDLTLTFHRCRNLVMCHFCGHEEVPEKQCNACGQTAMLFQGLGTEKLQLEVEELFPNHPVARMDSDTMHRPGAHQQTLESFRKHETHILLGTQMIAKGLDFPNVTLVGVINADASLHMPDFRAGERTFQLLAQVAGRAGRGDRPGQVLIQTYTPEHPSIACAAHHDYLKFVAHEIAERQQHSYPPFQRLVRLIIRSKKEESARETAEQLAGAFENAIRRMKERPTPPAGVRILGPMEAPVYRLNDYFRFHFQLQSRSASVLHELLTEVTAVVRPTSTVEYQIDVDPYNML from the coding sequence ATGGAGTTATTTCACACTGACGAACCGACAGAACCTGCCAGCACCACCACATTTGTGGATGTGGTGCTGGATCGTCCACTCGATCACCCATTCTGTTATTCTGTTCCAGCCGAAATCCAGCCCCACCTGGCAGTGGGGAAACGGGTAGAAATCCCGTTCGGACGTGGGGATCGCACCACCGTGGGCTATATTGTGGGAATTCACAACAAACCACCTGCCATGGGAACCAAAGCGGTGCAGCGTGTCATCGATGATGAAGCACTGCTCACCGACCGGTTGTTGCGTCTGACCCGCTGGATGGCAGACTATTACGTGTGCAGTTGGGGAACGGTGCTACAGGCAGTCCTTCCCGCAGGAGTGCGGGATTATTCCGGCACCCGCACCGCAGCGTTTGTGCAGGCAATGCCAGAAGCAGAACGCCCCCAGCCACTGCCCAAACTAACCACCAAGCAGCAGGCCACCTGGGAGTTGATTCTCGATTCGCCAGACGGAATCTCCATCAAAGATTGCTGCCAGAACGCTAAAGTGGGGCCCGCAGTCATTCAATCGCTGCTGGCAAAGGGCCTGATCCATAAGTTCACCGAACGGGTGGAAAATGTGGATGAAGAGCCAACCCATCAGCCCACGGCCGCACCCCTGGTGTTGAATCCCGACCAGGAACGAGTCTGGCAGGCAATTCAACGTGCCATCCAACAGAACGATTTTCAGCCGCTTCTACTGCATGGTGTCACTGGGTCTGGTAAAACGGAAGTGTATCTGCAGGCGATTGAAGAAGTGCTGCGGCAGGGCAAAGAAGTCATTGTGCTGGTGCCGGAGATTTCACTTACACCACAGACGATCGAACGCTTCCGTGGGCGGTGTGGGTCGATTGCCGTAATGCACAGCAACCTGACCGATCGGGAACGTGGCAACTACTGGCGGAAAATTGCCAACGGTCAGGTTCAGGTGGTGGTTGGGGCACGCAGTGCCATTTTTGCCCCCACCAAAAATCTGGGCCTGATTGTCATTGATGAAGAGCACGAATCGACGTTTAAGCAGGAAAGCACTCCACGTTATCATGGGCGGGATGTTGCGGTGATGCGGGCCAGACTGGAAAACATTCCCATTATCATGGGGTCGGCCACACCATCTCTCGAAAGCTGGGCCAACTCGGAACGGGGTCAGTACGTGCGGCTATCGCTGCCCAACCGCGTGGCAGAGCGGGCCATGCCACCCGTGCGTCTGATCGATATGCGATACGAACCTCGCCGCAAAGGTTTTTTTCGGGCAATTTCCCCCACCCTTGAAACGGAAATGCAGCACACCCTGCGTGGGCAGGGTCAGGTGATATTACTGCTCAATCGACGTGGTTTTGCCACCTATATTCACTGCCCGTCGTGCGGCTACGTAGCGGGCTGCCCCCACTGTGACCTGACCTTAACCTTCCACCGTTGTCGAAATCTGGTGATGTGCCACTTCTGTGGCCACGAAGAGGTGCCAGAAAAACAGTGCAATGCCTGCGGCCAGACCGCCATGCTTTTTCAGGGGCTGGGCACCGAAAAATTGCAGTTGGAAGTGGAAGAACTGTTTCCCAACCATCCCGTAGCCCGCATGGACAGCGATACGATGCACCGGCCCGGTGCCCACCAGCAGACGCTGGAAAGTTTTCGCAAGCACGAAACCCACATTCTGCTGGGCACGCAAATGATCGCCAAAGGGCTCGATTTCCCCAACGTGACCCTGGTGGGGGTGATCAATGCCGATGCCAGCCTGCACATGCCCGATTTCCGTGCAGGTGAACGCACCTTCCAGTTGCTGGCTCAGGTAGCAGGTCGGGCGGGACGTGGAGACCGGCCTGGTCAGGTGCTGATCCAGACCTACACGCCGGAACATCCCAGTATCGCCTGTGCGGCCCACCACGATTATCTGAAATTTGTGGCCCACGAAATTGCAGAACGGCAGCAGCACAGCTACCCACCTTTTCAGCGATTGGTGCGGCTGATTATTCGAAGCAAAAAAGAAGAAAGTGCCCGCGAAACTGCAGAACAACTGGCGGGTGCGTTTGAAAATGCGATCAGACGGATGAAGGAACGCCCCACTCCACCTGCGGGGGTGCGGATTCTGGGGCCGATGGAGGCACCGGTGTATCGTCTGAACGATTATTTTCGCTTCCACTTTCAACTGCAGTCCCGCAGTGCATCCGTGCTGCACGAATTACTGACCGAAGTCACTGCGGTAGTGCGTCCCACGTCGACCGTGGAATACCAGATTGATGTGGACCCGTACAACATGCTCTGA
- the recJ gene encoding single-stranded-DNA-specific exonuclease RecJ, with translation MAELQAVRKEWLLMPHDREAIDRLARASELPPLVAQLLLNRNVENVPQAKRFLSAPFSGLYLPDQLPGVVAAVDLIMAAINRRAKICVYGDYDVDGITGTSILYTTLRHMGADVQYYLPKRLEEGYGVNVQALRTLAASGVQLVITVDCGIASLEEAREARKLGLELIVTDHHTMKAELPEAAVCVHPRLPNTSYPFGELSGAGVAFKLSWALAVRHCGSEKVTPAFREVLLNSVGLATLGLIADVVPMEDENRIIVRAGMKHLRQSPSLGMKALMEAAKLLSDKPLRSSDVGFRLAPRMNAAGRLGCAAMVVEMLTTNSADKAKEIAEYLESQNSERQSIERKMFQQAKELLAEQPLDTMPAAVLAHPEWHPGVVGILASRIVDFLGRPAIMFAQVPDKEVITGSGRSITGFKLNEALQACDHLLEGYGGHPMAVGAKIRPENLARFREMFQNYARANFPNAMPRPPRLNIDAEVPLNVWSYRLLDQLDLLEPYGPGNPEPKFLTGDLQVVGSPRRVGGGERTLSFSVKQGNTRMRAVGFNMGERLEELMSEEGRCCLVYKPVINEWNDQTSIQLQVVDFQAGPTATLA, from the coding sequence ATGGCTGAATTACAGGCGGTTCGCAAAGAATGGCTGCTGATGCCACACGATCGCGAAGCGATTGACCGTCTGGCACGTGCCAGTGAACTGCCTCCGTTGGTGGCTCAGTTATTGCTCAATCGGAACGTGGAAAATGTCCCACAGGCCAAGCGATTTCTCAGTGCACCGTTCAGCGGTTTGTATTTGCCGGATCAACTGCCCGGCGTGGTGGCTGCAGTCGATCTGATCATGGCCGCCATCAATCGTCGGGCAAAAATCTGTGTTTACGGCGATTACGATGTCGATGGTATCACGGGCACCTCCATTCTCTACACCACCCTGCGGCACATGGGTGCGGATGTGCAATATTATCTGCCAAAACGCCTTGAAGAGGGTTATGGCGTCAATGTGCAGGCGTTACGTACGCTGGCAGCCAGTGGCGTGCAGTTGGTGATCACCGTGGATTGCGGCATTGCCAGTCTGGAAGAAGCCCGCGAAGCCCGCAAGCTGGGGCTTGAGCTGATTGTCACCGATCACCACACAATGAAGGCAGAATTGCCCGAAGCTGCGGTGTGCGTGCACCCTCGGCTGCCTAACACCAGCTATCCTTTCGGCGAATTGTCCGGTGCCGGTGTGGCCTTCAAGCTGTCGTGGGCGTTGGCGGTGCGGCACTGCGGCAGTGAAAAAGTAACCCCCGCCTTCCGTGAAGTGCTCCTCAATTCCGTCGGGCTCGCCACCCTGGGATTGATTGCCGATGTTGTGCCCATGGAAGACGAAAACCGCATCATCGTGCGTGCGGGAATGAAGCACCTGCGACAGTCCCCTTCGCTAGGAATGAAAGCGTTGATGGAAGCTGCTAAGTTGCTTTCAGATAAGCCTTTACGTTCCAGCGACGTAGGTTTCCGCCTGGCACCTCGGATGAATGCGGCTGGTCGGTTGGGTTGTGCCGCCATGGTGGTGGAAATGCTCACCACGAACAGTGCGGACAAGGCCAAAGAAATTGCCGAATACCTGGAAAGCCAGAACTCCGAACGGCAGTCAATCGAACGAAAGATGTTTCAGCAGGCCAAAGAACTGCTGGCAGAACAACCACTGGATACGATGCCGGCTGCGGTGCTGGCCCACCCGGAATGGCACCCAGGCGTGGTGGGCATTCTGGCCAGCCGCATCGTCGATTTTCTGGGCAGGCCGGCAATCATGTTCGCCCAGGTGCCAGATAAAGAGGTAATTACCGGTTCGGGCAGATCAATCACCGGCTTCAAGCTGAATGAGGCTTTGCAGGCGTGCGACCACCTTCTGGAAGGTTATGGTGGGCACCCTATGGCCGTGGGGGCGAAAATCAGGCCGGAAAACCTTGCCCGCTTTCGGGAAATGTTTCAGAATTACGCACGGGCGAACTTCCCCAATGCGATGCCTCGCCCACCTCGCTTGAATATTGATGCAGAAGTACCTCTGAATGTATGGAGTTATCGGCTGTTGGATCAGTTGGATCTGCTCGAACCTTATGGCCCGGGAAATCCGGAACCGAAGTTCCTGACGGGCGACCTGCAGGTGGTGGGCAGCCCACGTCGCGTGGGAGGTGGGGAACGCACGCTTTCGTTCAGCGTAAAACAAGGCAATACCAGAATGCGTGCTGTCGGCTTCAACATGGGTGAACGCCTGGAAGAACTGATGTCTGAAGAGGGACGCTGTTGCCTGGTTTACAAACCAGTCATCAATGAGTGGAACGATCAAACGAGCATCCAACTGCAAGTGGTCGATTTCCAGGCCGGCCCCACCGCAACGCTGGCGTAA
- the secD gene encoding protein translocase subunit SecD, protein MRRSFLSRTIICLIPTIIAAFLVGRAYIRDPEGFSGFKRGIDLSGGTILVYEVDQELSKINQSGPDDGERAKADSKLADALKRRIDPFDKEAIIIRPLGETRIEIILPTGGSTVQRKGDKQALSTGRIDEIKRTISEVGSLEFRILANTTDDAEAIREIEEFLADEANADLLKDRAKAGLPPPLPQRSPENANLVLNEPVRYEWVELGQHVRMDMGLSEVYPGTGRQGDQRATFKADRLSNRLHRKFVNSEKGTSESVYYSRDTVFARPDNKKPGDTAEAATKRKVVDYFVLTRVSPKDRLLVGGDVTITATRSLDQAANPILNFAFNSRGADRFFEITSRNAPTSKSGSGTIRELGIILDGYLISSPTINEGIREQGQISGSFTTEEVDRMVTLLRSGALPASLKPLPVSENTIGPTLGADTIRSGTRAVGIAFAAVLVFMVIYYRFAGVVATIALLANLLLTIGFMVGVDASFTLPGLAGIVLMLGMAVDANVLIYERVREERDRGMTLQTAIRNGYDRAFPTIIDTHLASIFTAIVLYVVGNDQLKGFGVSLTVGLVISLFTSLYMTRLFFDFWMDRKWLTQLAMLKLFSRPNIGFMKIRKQMFMATAIFTLVGLSLFLFRGQRGLNVDFVGGTAYGGQLSEPVDIGTLRDRLSEKRQQEKLAIKEVRETTDPSGKLRNAYEIEYTDGQRTIIALANAPEGNTKEEREAAVKARASVLADWSVEQIFTKDSSTFESKFFTVRSTEREPEIVQSAITRLMTNDEGKTLLNQTQCTVKQDGDSWILEFSTPVSKSFIITQLERQFQKELTDYIASDVFDVVVDEANSTNGQYSSARVNIIKDANEGIANLVAAENGLKNVFEAVSKEITSKPLPERLETFDGTLASETRSRALYAILASWIAILLYLWFRFGNWTFGAAAVICLIHDLCFALGAIAICHYVHDTMIGQVLGLQDFKIDLPTVAALLTLVGYSVNDTIVVFDRIKEVRGKNPALTEQMINDSVNQTLSRTVLAAFTTFLVVFVLYAFGGDGVHLFAFVMVVGIVVGTYSSIYIASPLLLLFGEGKAANQQLANQAANG, encoded by the coding sequence ATGCGACGTTCTTTTCTTTCCAGGACGATCATTTGTTTAATTCCGACCATCATTGCGGCCTTTCTGGTCGGCAGAGCTTACATCCGAGACCCGGAAGGCTTCAGCGGTTTTAAACGCGGGATCGATCTGTCCGGTGGAACAATTCTGGTCTACGAAGTGGATCAGGAATTATCCAAAATCAATCAAAGCGGGCCTGATGATGGCGAACGCGCCAAAGCAGACTCGAAATTGGCCGATGCGTTGAAACGCCGAATCGACCCATTCGATAAAGAAGCGATCATCATTCGCCCATTGGGTGAAACGCGGATCGAAATCATCCTTCCTACAGGTGGGAGTACCGTCCAGCGGAAGGGCGATAAGCAGGCTCTCAGCACGGGTCGGATTGATGAAATCAAACGCACCATCAGCGAAGTGGGTAGCCTGGAGTTCCGCATTCTGGCAAACACCACCGACGATGCAGAAGCGATTCGTGAAATTGAGGAATTTCTGGCAGATGAAGCCAACGCTGATCTGTTAAAGGATCGTGCGAAGGCTGGATTGCCCCCACCACTGCCTCAGCGGTCTCCCGAAAATGCCAACCTGGTGCTGAATGAACCTGTCCGTTACGAGTGGGTGGAACTTGGCCAGCACGTTCGGATGGATATGGGGTTAAGTGAAGTCTACCCAGGTACCGGTCGCCAAGGCGATCAACGAGCAACATTCAAAGCCGATCGCTTGTCAAATCGCTTGCACCGCAAGTTCGTGAACAGCGAAAAAGGCACTTCGGAATCGGTTTATTACAGCCGCGATACAGTTTTCGCACGCCCGGACAACAAGAAACCAGGCGATACGGCAGAAGCAGCAACCAAACGGAAAGTGGTTGATTATTTTGTCCTTACTCGCGTTTCTCCCAAAGACCGCCTGCTGGTGGGGGGCGATGTCACAATCACTGCCACCCGCTCGCTGGATCAAGCAGCCAATCCAATCCTGAATTTCGCGTTTAACAGTCGCGGAGCGGATCGATTCTTTGAAATTACCTCACGCAATGCCCCCACCAGTAAATCTGGTTCGGGTACCATTCGCGAGTTAGGGATTATTCTGGACGGTTACCTGATTTCATCACCCACTATTAATGAAGGGATTCGTGAACAGGGCCAGATCAGTGGTAGCTTTACCACGGAAGAAGTGGACCGTATGGTCACGCTGTTACGGTCTGGTGCATTACCCGCCTCCCTGAAACCACTGCCAGTCAGCGAAAACACCATTGGACCAACCCTGGGTGCTGATACCATTCGCAGTGGAACACGGGCCGTGGGGATTGCTTTTGCTGCCGTTCTGGTATTTATGGTGATCTACTACCGCTTTGCGGGTGTCGTTGCCACGATCGCTTTGTTGGCCAACTTACTGCTGACCATTGGATTTATGGTGGGAGTGGATGCCAGCTTTACCCTGCCTGGCCTGGCAGGGATTGTGCTGATGTTGGGGATGGCAGTCGATGCCAACGTGCTGATTTATGAACGAGTTCGTGAAGAACGCGACCGCGGGATGACACTGCAAACAGCCATCCGGAACGGGTATGATCGGGCGTTCCCAACGATTATTGACACCCACCTTGCCAGTATTTTTACCGCAATCGTGCTTTACGTTGTGGGGAACGACCAACTGAAAGGGTTCGGGGTCAGTTTGACGGTGGGTCTGGTCATCAGCCTGTTTACCTCACTGTACATGACCCGACTGTTCTTCGATTTCTGGATGGATCGCAAATGGTTAACCCAATTGGCGATGCTGAAACTGTTCAGCCGACCCAATATTGGCTTCATGAAGATTCGCAAACAGATGTTCATGGCCACTGCGATCTTTACCCTGGTAGGACTTAGCCTGTTTCTGTTCCGTGGTCAACGCGGCTTAAACGTGGACTTTGTTGGGGGAACCGCTTATGGTGGTCAGTTGAGCGAACCCGTCGACATCGGCACCTTACGGGATCGTCTGTCTGAAAAACGCCAGCAGGAAAAACTGGCAATTAAAGAAGTTCGCGAAACCACTGACCCGAGCGGTAAGCTGCGGAACGCTTACGAAATTGAATACACCGATGGCCAGCGCACCATCATTGCCCTGGCAAACGCTCCCGAAGGGAACACCAAAGAAGAGCGGGAAGCAGCAGTGAAAGCTCGTGCTTCGGTACTGGCTGACTGGTCGGTGGAGCAGATCTTTACCAAAGATTCCTCTACCTTTGAATCGAAGTTCTTTACAGTACGCAGCACAGAACGCGAACCAGAGATTGTTCAATCGGCAATTACCCGCCTGATGACGAACGATGAAGGCAAAACACTGCTGAACCAGACCCAGTGTACCGTCAAACAGGATGGGGATAGCTGGATACTTGAATTCAGCACCCCTGTGTCGAAGAGCTTCATCATTACCCAGTTAGAGCGCCAGTTCCAGAAAGAACTGACTGACTACATCGCCAGCGATGTTTTTGATGTAGTCGTCGATGAAGCGAACAGCACCAACGGCCAGTATTCCTCTGCCCGAGTCAACATCATTAAAGATGCCAACGAGGGGATTGCGAATCTGGTTGCTGCGGAAAATGGCTTAAAGAATGTTTTTGAGGCAGTCAGCAAGGAAATTACCAGCAAGCCACTTCCAGAACGTCTGGAAACGTTCGACGGTACCCTTGCCAGCGAAACCCGTTCGCGAGCGTTGTATGCTATTCTGGCCAGCTGGATTGCAATTCTGCTGTACCTCTGGTTCCGTTTTGGTAACTGGACATTCGGTGCGGCAGCCGTGATCTGTCTGATCCATGACCTTTGCTTTGCACTGGGTGCAATCGCGATCTGCCATTACGTGCACGATACGATGATTGGTCAGGTGCTGGGCCTGCAGGACTTCAAGATCGACCTGCCCACCGTGGCAGCCTTGCTGACCCTGGTTGGGTACTCGGTGAACGATACGATTGTGGTGTTCGACCGGATCAAGGAAGTGCGGGGTAAAAATCCTGCACTCACCGAGCAGATGATCAATGACAGCGTGAATCAGACTCTTTCCCGTACGGTTCTGGCTGCATTCACAACCTTCCTAGTGGTGTTTGTGCTCTACGCCTTCGGTGGGGATGGTGTTCACCTGTTTGCCTTTGTGATGGTGGTCGGGATCGTTGTGGGTACATACTCTTCGATCTACATCGCCAGCCCACTGTTGCTGCTGTTCGGCGAAGGGAAGGCAGCCAATCAACAATTAGCAAACCAAGCCGCTAACGGCTGA